The Methylobacterium currus genome contains a region encoding:
- a CDS encoding DUF6352 family protein, translating to MTEFWVSSGHHLTRRDAGGGLVVTDELLLAYLARPELVPPDEACRAERALHAALLREPRRPVTPAEVAALADADARENWEMILAFRDRLLAARSVEAAYLDLVRRGASGTPPLFLNQLVHLILRNALDGCDDPYTLRAAELFFRPQRASVTDGSLLLADAELIDEAEGAGTQSPLVAMLGREPVSELDVLTADNAWTYWSRSDAFSMALNLGSNPKSREGLGRAIQAFVRHLLAVEVEVAPLAQIEDKDWRWFVGLDAEGTRIGNALWRGETVEPATAERVIALFRLTIRDAARADPRVGDRPVYLLLAMTPDRLVTMKPQNLIAGLPVIQAGEA from the coding sequence ATGACGGAGTTCTGGGTCTCGAGCGGTCACCATCTCACCCGGCGCGACGCGGGCGGCGGGCTCGTCGTCACCGACGAATTGCTGCTGGCCTATCTCGCCCGGCCCGAGCTGGTGCCGCCGGACGAGGCCTGCCGGGCGGAGCGGGCGCTGCACGCCGCGCTGCTGCGCGAGCCCCGCCGCCCGGTGACGCCGGCGGAGGTGGCGGCCCTGGCCGATGCCGACGCGCGCGAGAACTGGGAGATGATCCTGGCCTTCCGCGACCGCCTGCTCGCCGCCCGCTCCGTCGAGGCGGCCTATCTCGACCTCGTCCGGCGGGGGGCCTCCGGCACGCCGCCGCTCTTCCTCAACCAGCTCGTCCACCTGATCCTGCGCAACGCGCTCGACGGCTGCGACGACCCCTATACGTTGCGCGCCGCCGAGCTGTTCTTCCGCCCGCAGCGGGCTTCCGTGACCGACGGGTCGCTGCTCCTCGCCGATGCCGAGCTGATCGACGAGGCCGAGGGGGCGGGCACACAATCGCCGCTCGTGGCGATGCTCGGGCGCGAGCCGGTCTCCGAGCTCGACGTGCTGACGGCCGACAATGCCTGGACCTACTGGAGCCGGTCGGACGCCTTCAGCATGGCGCTCAACCTCGGCTCGAACCCGAAGAGCCGCGAGGGGCTGGGGCGGGCGATCCAGGCCTTCGTCCGGCACCTGCTGGCGGTGGAGGTCGAGGTCGCGCCGCTCGCCCAGATCGAGGACAAGGACTGGCGCTGGTTCGTCGGCCTCGACGCCGAAGGCACGCGGATCGGCAACGCCCTGTGGCGCGGCGAGACGGTCGAGCCCGCCACGGCCGAGCGGGTGATCGCCCTGTTCCGGCTCACGATCCGCGATGCGGCCAGGGCCGATCCGCGGGTCGGCGACCGGCCGGTCTACCTGCTGCTCGCCATGACTCCGGACCGGCTGGTGACGATGAAACCGCAGAACCTGATCGCGGGCCTCCCCGTTATCCAGGCGGGAGAGGCCTGA